In Salisediminibacterium beveridgei, one DNA window encodes the following:
- a CDS encoding carbohydrate ABC transporter permease — protein sequence MNKLGARQITRLTLLYVVLIIVSIIMLWPFIWMVVTSMKPNTEMFSYPPTIIPQNITFEHYVEAWYAAPWARFFFNTTYVAVVITFSSLFLSALTGYAFARLEFPGRDFLFILLLASMMMPFEVMLIPLYLIIVNFPFAGGNDLWGGGTGLLNTYSALIVPRLLFPFGVFLMRQFFMTLPKSLEDSARIDGASEFGIFWRVMFPLIKPASATLVVFVFSMIWDDFFWPLIVINDQNMMPVQLGLQSFQTSQYTTAWGPLMAATVWVTIPIIIVFVFAQKYFMNLNIQSDK from the coding sequence ATGAATAAATTAGGAGCCCGTCAAATAACTCGTTTGACGCTGTTGTATGTGGTTCTGATTATAGTTTCGATCATCATGCTTTGGCCCTTTATCTGGATGGTCGTGACGTCGATGAAACCGAACACGGAAATGTTCTCCTATCCGCCTACCATCATACCGCAGAACATCACTTTTGAACATTATGTAGAAGCTTGGTACGCAGCACCGTGGGCCAGATTCTTCTTTAATACAACATATGTGGCTGTGGTCATTACATTCAGTTCTTTATTTTTAAGTGCACTTACAGGGTATGCTTTCGCCAGACTGGAATTTCCAGGTAGGGATTTCCTGTTCATTCTCCTGTTGGCATCAATGATGATGCCATTTGAAGTCATGCTGATTCCCCTGTATCTGATTATCGTCAACTTCCCATTTGCCGGCGGTAACGATTTATGGGGCGGGGGAACGGGGCTGTTGAATACGTATAGTGCCCTGATCGTTCCGAGGTTGTTATTCCCATTCGGGGTATTTCTCATGCGGCAGTTTTTCATGACTCTTCCAAAAAGTCTTGAAGATTCCGCCCGGATCGACGGGGCTTCTGAGTTTGGGATTTTTTGGCGGGTCATGTTCCCTCTGATTAAACCAGCATCGGCAACCTTGGTGGTGTTTGTTTTTTCCATGATTTGGGACGATTTCTTCTGGCCATTGATTGTCATAAACGATCAGAATATGATGCCTGTTCAATTAGGACTGCAAAGTTTCCAAACCTCCCAATACACTACTGCATGGGGGCCGCTCATGGCGGCAACAGTTTGGGTTACGATTCCAATTATTATTGTATTCGTTTTTGCTCAAAAGTATTTCATGAATCTAAATATACAGTCGGATAAGTAA
- a CDS encoding DUF4127 family protein has translation MKKIAVLPLDNRPCCYDFTEIFGDFGVVEVIQPPKDILGEFTYFGDVEKIKSWLMEVAGEVDGMVLAIDQLAYGGLVPSRMMKRSLETCHQHVDVIKDIKKAYPTLTIYAVNVLMRISISTKNRQFTEYWKHVFDYSQLYDRLHRLNEDVEEELARVKANLPKEVLAEYLQARERNHAMNQKMIQWAAEGIIDFLAITQEDASAIGMHLQEQHELMKEIYYQKVQRKVLVYPGADEATQTLLAKMAQDFMGKRLKIYPKYTSQQGKLLVAKFEDRPIEETVVSHLTAAGAIVTEDIQEADIVLYVNTPIQGNLDGNLDHQMKGHFNSRHQLLYFIESLDRDLTDGKTVAVADISFPNASDVELMQFLLEEDLYFQLSAYAGWNTAGNSLGTCIGHCLIHQLAKETIVDRDTVSRTHLAFMFNRAMDEWAFQAHVRGSVNTLMEKKLGIHSTNLEDHYDEVNETVIKEMKPFFEELKMSLKNSSVKAPAEDWRMSKCQLPWNRTFEVQVKTEAVL, from the coding sequence ATGAAAAAAATCGCAGTCTTACCATTGGATAACCGCCCGTGTTGTTATGATTTCACAGAGATTTTCGGTGACTTTGGTGTCGTCGAAGTCATTCAGCCACCAAAAGACATTCTAGGCGAATTCACGTACTTTGGTGATGTGGAAAAGATCAAGAGCTGGCTGATGGAAGTAGCCGGTGAAGTCGATGGCATGGTGTTGGCCATCGACCAGCTGGCTTACGGTGGACTGGTCCCTTCACGGATGATGAAACGTTCCCTTGAGACCTGTCATCAGCATGTGGATGTAATCAAGGACATCAAAAAGGCCTATCCGACGTTAACGATCTATGCGGTCAACGTGTTGATGCGGATCTCCATTTCCACAAAGAACAGACAGTTTACGGAATACTGGAAACATGTTTTTGACTATTCGCAGTTGTACGATCGGCTGCACAGACTCAATGAAGACGTGGAAGAAGAGCTGGCCAGGGTGAAAGCCAATCTCCCTAAAGAGGTGCTTGCTGAATATTTGCAGGCACGCGAGCGCAATCACGCCATGAATCAGAAGATGATTCAATGGGCAGCGGAAGGGATTATCGATTTCCTTGCCATCACGCAGGAAGACGCTAGTGCTATCGGGATGCATCTGCAGGAACAGCATGAGCTAATGAAAGAGATTTATTATCAAAAGGTTCAGCGGAAAGTTCTGGTTTATCCGGGAGCAGATGAAGCGACCCAGACCCTGTTGGCCAAAATGGCACAGGATTTTATGGGCAAACGGCTGAAAATTTATCCGAAATATACGTCACAGCAAGGCAAACTGCTCGTGGCTAAATTTGAGGACCGTCCGATTGAAGAAACGGTGGTCAGCCATCTGACGGCTGCAGGTGCCATCGTCACAGAGGATATTCAGGAGGCGGATATCGTCCTTTACGTCAATACGCCAATTCAGGGAAATCTGGACGGAAATCTGGATCATCAGATGAAAGGGCATTTTAATTCACGTCATCAGCTTTTGTATTTTATTGAATCACTGGACCGTGATCTGACCGATGGAAAAACCGTGGCCGTGGCGGATATTAGTTTTCCGAATGCGTCCGACGTGGAGTTGATGCAATTTTTGCTGGAGGAAGATTTGTATTTTCAGCTTTCCGCTTATGCCGGTTGGAATACAGCAGGCAATTCCTTGGGTACTTGCATCGGACATTGCCTGATTCATCAGCTGGCAAAAGAAACAATCGTGGACAGAGATACCGTAAGCCGCACCCATCTGGCCTTTATGTTCAACCGGGCGATGGATGAATGGGCATTCCAGGCGCATGTGAGAGGGAGCGTCAACACGTTGATGGAGAAAAAGCTGGGCATTCACAGCACAAATCTCGAAGATCACTACGATGAAGTGAATGAGACCGTGATCAAAGAAATGAAACCCTTTTTCGAGGAGTTGAAAATGTCTCTAAAGAACAGTTCCGTCAAAGCCCCTGCAGAGGACTGGCGAATGAGTAAGTGTCAATTGCCGTGGAACCGGACGTTTGAAGTGCAGGTGAAAACAGAAGCCGTATTGTGA
- a CDS encoding helix-turn-helix transcriptional regulator, with product MNQIRMSNPSGNVSRSYAGDQMDVLNTDMVFSLDACDGQWAKELAKNYLLNTSFHPTESIDLKEKHYHLISLMISYIQKQEWIVQEVIDARHFTRFQTDHQSKEDVYLSLIPVIESIISYKQSTEDIRHPLIIETLHYIHDHIEDELSLTEAAAHIYVNPSYLSRLFKKETGSSFSRYLTEKKMIRAKDLLDQGHLVTDVSNRLAFNDVSYFTKVFRKYWGILPRDVVARQKKEKRRACLIPF from the coding sequence TTGAATCAGATCAGAATGTCGAATCCCTCAGGCAATGTGAGTCGAAGTTATGCCGGTGATCAGATGGATGTTCTCAATACGGACATGGTGTTCTCTTTGGACGCTTGTGACGGACAGTGGGCCAAGGAGCTTGCCAAAAATTATCTTCTCAACACGTCGTTTCATCCCACTGAGTCCATTGATTTGAAAGAGAAACATTATCATCTGATCAGTTTGATGATCAGCTACATTCAAAAGCAGGAATGGATTGTGCAGGAAGTGATTGATGCGAGGCATTTCACCCGTTTCCAGACGGATCATCAGTCGAAAGAAGATGTGTATCTGTCGCTGATTCCGGTGATCGAATCGATTATCAGCTACAAACAGTCAACAGAGGACATCAGACACCCGTTAATCATCGAAACCCTTCATTATATTCATGATCACATTGAAGATGAACTGTCTTTAACAGAGGCAGCGGCGCATATTTATGTCAATCCATCCTATCTGAGCCGGTTGTTCAAGAAAGAGACGGGTTCATCGTTCTCCCGTTATCTGACTGAGAAAAAAATGATCCGGGCCAAAGACCTGTTGGATCAAGGGCATCTGGTAACAGATGTATCCAATCGTCTGGCCTTTAATGATGTCAGCTATTTTACAAAGGTCTTCAGGAAATATTGGGGCATCTTACCGCGGGATGTTGTCGCAAGACAAAAAAAGGAAAAACGGCGGGCTTGTTTGATACCATTCTGA
- a CDS encoding GNAT family N-acetyltransferase — MIQYDSLYRHNILHWLEEFIRLWNIVMPEAFPLQKALFVRNILQSSNLDLHRSSMAFLEGRLVGLCIVKSAPSENRQNSQQAEQLWISLILVDKRLQRNRIGSTLLKGIHQKPVPVSDIHCGMDPGHLFPGVPDQLHAAIAFFEQAGFQHTGQAFDLTGNLQNWERKTAPEAFPYLVRRLRPDEQGDLLNLIRQEFSSRWYEDTKEQLLHERTPHSVIGLFDGDQLAGFTHVHVPTDNFYLPSVYWQSTGTLTEGGLGPVGIASQLRGKGLGTWFMEEALAIMKKEGTTTMCIDWTILVEFYRKFGFTPVQTYHHYKLDQLP; from the coding sequence ATGATTCAGTATGATTCCCTGTATCGTCACAATATCCTGCATTGGCTTGAAGAATTCATCCGTTTATGGAATATCGTGATGCCAGAAGCATTCCCGCTTCAAAAAGCACTCTTTGTACGCAACATTCTCCAATCCTCCAACCTGGATCTCCACCGCTCCAGTATGGCTTTCCTTGAAGGTCGTCTCGTCGGTCTTTGCATCGTGAAGTCAGCCCCTTCAGAAAACAGACAAAACAGCCAACAGGCTGAACAGCTTTGGATTTCACTGATCCTTGTAGACAAAAGATTGCAAAGAAACCGCATCGGCAGCACCTTACTGAAAGGAATCCATCAGAAACCGGTTCCCGTATCCGACATCCATTGCGGAATGGATCCCGGGCACCTGTTCCCAGGTGTTCCGGACCAGCTTCATGCCGCCATCGCTTTTTTTGAACAGGCAGGATTTCAGCACACGGGGCAAGCCTTCGATCTAACGGGAAATCTGCAGAACTGGGAGCGAAAAACCGCACCGGAAGCCTTCCCTTATCTGGTTCGGCGCTTACGTCCGGATGAACAGGGCGACCTCCTGAACCTCATCAGACAGGAGTTCAGCTCAAGGTGGTACGAAGACACAAAAGAACAATTGCTTCATGAACGAACTCCGCATTCCGTCATCGGTTTGTTTGATGGGGATCAGCTTGCAGGCTTCACCCATGTCCACGTACCAACTGACAATTTCTATCTTCCGAGTGTCTACTGGCAATCAACCGGCACCTTGACTGAAGGTGGACTTGGACCGGTAGGCATTGCCAGTCAACTTAGGGGAAAAGGACTGGGGACCTGGTTTATGGAAGAGGCCCTTGCCATCATGAAGAAGGAAGGAACAACAACCATGTGCATCGACTGGACGATCCTGGTCGAGTTCTACAGAAAATTTGGCTTCACCCCCGTGCAGACCTACCACCATTACAAACTGGATCAGTTGCCGTAA
- the nagZ gene encoding beta-N-acetylhexosaminidase, which translates to MNPIEKAGQLFIITVESDELDDNLKHSIDHYNIGGLILFQRNLTSLQRTIRFIRDVQAYAKKAGRPPLWISIDQEGGGISYLFKEMAVSPGNMNLAAGPNAEAHAEKAYSIMAAQLNAIGFNMNYAPLLDVNNNPDNPVIGTRAFSEDVDEVSRLSAIAANAQQKEGILACGKHFPGHGDTTVDSHLSLPVLSKTMDDMYNLELKPFIHAFNHGMKAVMTAHIVFSTIDPDRPATLSPAILKGILRDKLSYDGLIITDSMEMEAIASFYGKETGTKMALEAGVNIILACGRNYPAQWAMIEAAAKAMNNETIMQNINDSLALQHQFKEAWIDTSFPLSEKEVIEKCHAPSAHEKMTAIAADGITVLQNPKQLLTDAWRHTLLISQTSFNDENYQGERTNPAIDAPVFKDMTQVFTRSEVPDASEKDTVLKQLTHHDRVIILLNTRRHLEEEWEAFIREIHEQNQHIVVVSLWNPQLFRNLKTLDGLTMVATYSNTSHTIHALSDILCGKKQAIGQLPVTVDLR; encoded by the coding sequence ATGAATCCAATTGAAAAAGCAGGTCAACTGTTTATCATCACCGTTGAATCAGATGAACTAGATGACAATCTGAAACATTCCATTGATCACTACAACATCGGCGGCCTGATTCTGTTTCAACGAAACCTCACATCCTTGCAACGGACAATCCGTTTCATCCGCGATGTTCAGGCTTATGCCAAAAAAGCTGGAAGACCACCTCTATGGATTTCCATCGATCAGGAAGGTGGTGGTATTTCCTATTTGTTCAAAGAAATGGCCGTCTCCCCGGGGAACATGAATCTGGCAGCAGGGCCAAATGCCGAAGCGCATGCGGAAAAAGCCTATTCCATAATGGCTGCTCAACTTAACGCTATCGGTTTTAACATGAATTATGCACCGTTGCTTGATGTCAATAATAATCCCGACAACCCGGTGATCGGCACACGTGCCTTCAGCGAAGATGTTGATGAAGTGAGCCGGTTATCCGCCATTGCCGCCAATGCCCAGCAAAAAGAAGGCATCCTGGCTTGTGGCAAGCATTTCCCAGGACATGGGGACACGACTGTCGACAGTCATTTGAGCTTACCGGTACTAAGCAAAACCATGGATGACATGTATAACCTGGAACTGAAGCCGTTTATTCATGCATTCAATCACGGGATGAAAGCCGTCATGACAGCCCATATTGTTTTCTCCACCATCGATCCTGACAGACCGGCCACGTTGAGTCCGGCTATTTTGAAAGGCATTCTCAGAGACAAGCTATCATATGACGGCCTGATCATCACCGACTCTATGGAAATGGAAGCCATCGCAAGTTTCTATGGCAAAGAAACCGGCACGAAAATGGCCCTTGAAGCAGGCGTGAACATCATCCTTGCCTGCGGACGCAATTATCCCGCCCAGTGGGCAATGATTGAAGCCGCCGCAAAAGCCATGAATAACGAAACCATCATGCAAAACATCAACGACTCACTGGCCCTTCAGCATCAGTTCAAAGAAGCATGGATCGACACTTCGTTCCCACTCAGTGAAAAGGAGGTCATCGAAAAGTGCCATGCTCCGTCCGCACACGAAAAAATGACAGCCATTGCTGCTGACGGCATTACCGTGCTGCAGAACCCCAAGCAGTTGTTAACAGACGCATGGAGGCATACCCTGCTGATTTCACAGACCTCCTTCAACGATGAAAATTATCAGGGAGAACGGACCAATCCTGCCATTGACGCACCTGTCTTCAAAGACATGACCCAAGTATTCACCCGTTCCGAAGTCCCGGATGCCTCCGAAAAAGATACGGTGCTAAAACAGCTTACACACCACGACAGGGTGATCATTCTCTTAAATACCCGGCGCCACCTGGAAGAAGAATGGGAGGCTTTCATCAGGGAAATCCATGAACAGAATCAGCATATCGTCGTCGTCTCCCTTTGGAACCCCCAGTTGTTCCGAAATCTGAAAACACTGGACGGACTGACAATGGTCGCTACCTACAGCAACACCAGTCATACCATCCATGCCCTGAGTGACATCTTGTGTGGAAAAAAACAGGCCATTGGCCAATTGCCAGTCACTGTTGATTTGAGGTGA
- a CDS encoding DUF4870 domain-containing protein — protein MTDQNSTGGSGVFRDEGAGKKSSTGLDSNVAGLLTYSFGFITGILFLVIEKDSQFVRYHAMQSIFIWLFMFVLSMVIGFIPLIGWIFSLLLAPVGFVIWIVCMLKAYQGKWFKFPVAGELAEQQVGNMNK, from the coding sequence ATGACAGATCAAAATTCAACAGGTGGTTCCGGCGTATTTCGTGACGAAGGAGCAGGCAAAAAAAGTTCAACGGGATTGGACAGCAATGTGGCAGGTCTACTGACGTATTCATTTGGATTTATTACCGGTATTCTGTTTCTTGTCATCGAGAAAGACAGTCAGTTTGTGCGTTATCATGCCATGCAGTCGATTTTCATCTGGTTGTTCATGTTTGTATTGAGTATGGTGATCGGATTTATTCCACTGATTGGCTGGATTTTCTCACTCTTGTTGGCTCCTGTCGGTTTCGTCATCTGGATTGTTTGCATGCTGAAGGCGTACCAGGGTAAATGGTTCAAATTCCCTGTCGCTGGGGAACTCGCCGAACAGCAAGTCGGTAACATGAACAAATAA